The genomic segment CTCAGTGCAGGAAACATAGAATCTCCATAATTCAACTTACTCATCTGTGGAACGTAGAAGCAGGGAGAAACTGGGAGCTGCCCAGTCTAACCAGTCTCATCCAAGcacacactggctgtggctgccttgctccagggcacctcagcacagagcttcatgaaggtgttggtgagagcttcctaaaagctgaaagcagcttctccatgtgacagaatgtgatttgattcttcctgattcctccacagagtggaccagcagagctcagagcttcccagtggtcagtctgcccagcagcatcaaacacagctggactccatatttatggtctgtacatgtacaacaactacttttccatctcttctgtccacatcatctccatgctgacctttgtagaccagtggattgtcagtgtgtccaacatggatctgatgtttggctccatgatttcagtctgattgtgtccttcatatcgtttctcttccagctgctggaggacaacatgatcactttcatgaagaaggagctgaagaagttccagaagcttctgagtccagattacccagaatgctcagtgttggagggtgaggatgaggagcagaggaagagcagcagagaggcgttagtgaagatcacagtggacttcctgaggaggatgaagcaggaggagctggctgagcgtctgcagagcagtaagaggatttctctaaagattgaagctgctggataaatgacacatttactgatgtctcaacacatgaacatcacatattcacatcctcattcctcagaggcttcaaatctttactgactcttcttatttcttcttttctttcagaatatTTTGCTGCAGCTTGTCaacgtaaactaaaatgtggtctgaagaagaagttccagtgtgtgtttgaggggattgctaaagcaggaaacccaacccttctgaaccagatctacacagagctctacatcacagagggagggactgcagaggtcaatgatgaacatgaggtcagacagattgaaacagcatccaggaaaccacacagaccagaaacaaccatcagacaagaagacatctttaaactcccacctggaagagatgaaccaatcagaacagtgatgacaaagggagtggctggcattgggaaaactgtcttaacacagaagttcactctggactgggctgaagacaaagcccaccaggacatccagttgacatttccattgactttcagagagctgaatgtgctgaaagagaaaaagttcagcttggtggaacttgttcatcacttctttactgaaaccaaagaagcaggagtctgcagctttgaagagttccaggttgtcttcatcttggatggtctggatgagagtcgtcttcctctggacttccacaacaatgagaccctgactgatgttacagagtccacctcagtggatgtgctgctgactaacctcatcagggggaaactgcttccctctgctcgcctctggataaccacacgacctgcagcagccaatcagatccctcctgactgtgttggcatggtgacagaggtcagagggttcactgacccacagaaggaggagtacttcaggaagaggttcagagatgaggagcaggccagcaggatcatctcccacatgaagacatcacgaagcctccacatcatgtgccacatcccagtcttctgctggatcactgctacagttctggaggatgtgctggaaaccagagagggaggagagctgcccaagaccctgactgagatgtacatccacttcctggtggtccagaccaaagtcaagaaggtcaagtatgatggaggagctgagacagatccacactggagtccagagagcaggaagatgattgagtctctgggaaaactggcttttgatcagctgcagaaaggaaacctgatcttctatgaatcagacctgacagagtgtggcatcgatatcacagcagcctcagtttactcaggagtgttcacacagatctttaaagaggagagaggactgtaccaggagaaggtgttcagctttgtccatctgagtgttcaggagtttctggctgctcttcatgtccgtcttaccttcatcaagtctggaaTCAACCTGATGGAAGATGAACAAACAGATTCTATTTGTTCAAATGAACCAGATCTACAACAtctccatcagagagctgtggacgaggccttacagagtccaaaaggacacctggacttgttcctccgcttcctcctgggtctttcactgcagaccaatcagagtcttctacgaggcctgatgacacagacCGGAAGTAGAtcacagaccaatcaggaaacagtccagtacatcaagaagaagatcagtgagaatgtgtctgcagagagaagcatcaatctgttccactgtctgaatgaactgaatgattgTTCTCTAGAGAAGGAGATCCAACAGTTCTtgagatcaggacgtctctccacagataaactgtctcctgctcagtggtcagctctggtctTTATCTTAttgtcatcagaagaagatctggaggtgtttgacctgcagaaattCTCTCCTTCAGAAGAGgttcttctgaggttgctgccAGTGGTAAAAGCCTCCaacaaagctctgtaagtacacacacacacagagcaggtTTGGTTCTTAGATCAGAGATGAACACAGGTGAAGGCTCAACCTCATAGACATTTGAACAAGTCAAAGAGATATGGGAGTGTAGACGTTGGTAGAGTCTCTTTCAAACTCTCTTAGAGAGAGACTCAATTCTCTGTGCATGTGTCAACCACGGTGGCAGCTAGTCCATGTAGCTCTGTAAATGtcttttacttttccatgttTTAGTGAAGATGTGCTTCTTTAAATACTTGAGGGAAAAGCTCCTCCACTTATGACATTAATCGAATGGGATCACACATCCGATCCCTACAGACATCAAGAGGCCCTTCCATGGATAACAGGTTGGAGCTAAGCTAAAGGCTAGAAGTTGGGGGAATAAGCCCTTTGTACCATCAATAATCATGGGGAATGTTAATTCTCTACCTAACATGTGTGAGGAACTGGAGGCTTTGGTGAGGTGGGACAGAGCTTACCGGGAGTGTTGCTTATACCTCGTAACAGAGACGTGGCTGACAGACAGCATCACCAACTCAGCTGTTAGCATATCTGGCTATGCTCTCCTCAGGGTGGACAGAGCTGTGGAAATGTGTGGGCAAACAGATGGTACTTGCCATGCTGATGGCATGCTGGTAAACAACAAGTGGTGCCATTCCAGCCATATCACGGTAAAAAATAAGAGCCACCATGGCAATGTGGAGCTGTTAGTGGTCGGTCTTAGACCTTACTATTTTCCACAAGAAGTCTCCAACGTTTTCACCATTGTTGTTTACATCCCACTAGAAGCAGACCCAGTGACAGCGTGTGATGTCATCCAAGAAATAGTCACCAGAATTCAGTTACTACATTCAGAGGCATTGGTAATATCAGGGGGCTTTAACCATGCTGATGTGAGCTCTCATCTAGGAGGTTTTACAGAAATGGGGCAAAGATCATACAACATAACCTGAAGAGGACTTTGAGGTGGGCCAGAAGGTATTAAAAGTTAAGTCTTGATGGAAAATTGCAGAACAATAACACCCAGGACGTATGGAGGGATATGAGAGCCATTACTGGTTATAAGGAAAAGGGATGTGTAGCACCTGCTAATGTGGATATGGCGGACAAGTTCAACCACTTCTATAATAGCTTTGACTCTGCACCTGCCCACATACACCCACCTGGTGGctgttccacctcctcctgctctgctCCACCATGGCTGCTAAAGGAATGTGCATCAGAATTGGGTTTGCCTTTACACTCCATCTTTAACCAATATCTTCAGATTGGATATGTTCCTGTCCAGGGGAAAACCTTGTACCTTGTCAAGGTGACCAAGGTAGCATGATCTGCAAGGCTAAAGGACTACAGACCAGTGGCCCTCACATCTGTTATAATGAAGGCTTTTGAGAGACTACTGCTCCAACTGCTTAAACCACAGAGTGGGCGCTAGACCCCCTACAATTTGCCTATCAGGAAAGCATAGGGGTAGATGATGCAGCCCTCTATATGAATCTGTCTCTTTCCTTCTTGGACAGAGCAGGAGGTTATGTGAGACTAAGTTTCTTTGACATTACAAGCGCCTTTAATACCATCCAGCCTAAGTTACTCAGGGGAAAACTTGAGACCTACACAGATCTCCTGAAACTTTCTCTACACACTCTTCACTGCTCAGAAGTACTCTGTCAACACTGCTATCGTAGCATGTGTGAAGGGTGGGGATGAGAGCGAGTACAGGGAACTCATTGCTGGATTCACCACACAGGTTTACAATTTAAAGACaactgagaacattttaaatggttCAAAATAAGCATTGGAGCGGGTCTTTAAGACGTCTGGTTTGGCAGGTCAGAAAAGGCACTTCAACGGGCTAAGCCacttctgtcttggtttcgggttattgtttacattgctagtgtggggctctgttgttagcaccttctctctacaaccagttgaggccgtgacgcgggtcacacccactgtgtactgctcagagcaaagcagatagaggcggttaCAGCTGGCTGCACTCAAGCAaagtgagctcagctgtgtcagctccaggtactttaccacacatggtgCGCTGAAGCATCAGTGAAGCATCAGCCATTCTGTCAGCCCAAGACCACAAAgtgtaaagaagaagaaggagaagaagaagtcgtctctcagtggtcccactggcgactccaatcatccgaatttgtgggtcaatttccatccagccgagcagACAACTTCTCCAAATTGGTGTCCCCCTTACGTACAAGCTCCGAAATCGCAACCAGCTTGCCATCCtgagcctccagtttacgatttagTTCCTGCAACATCAAAGTCTGATTGTTCGTAGCTCGacacacaccggcacagaaatccggcagcttgccagtgacctcccacagtgtccgaattttgcgatatgccaggaaagtgcccgctccaaacagcagaaacccagttatcatgaatccgaatgtatagatgtcttcagcgtcctcgacagacaagatcgacagacacatgactttccacgctCCCcgggaatccatcacatatccagccgaaaatgTTCCAccaggacaagcaggctcccctacaCCTGTTTTCcagttcgaataaatttggtcgattgcatttagggaccaactGATCAAATCCATTGTTATAGATTTTGGTTTCagaagaaatgcagagagagactcagagatgacaggacaagtagcagggcagagtggggaggagggagagagaagaaaaaagcgTCTGCCTTTGTTGAGAGCCGGAACAGAATGGCACGAGCTCAAACCTCCTCACTACAAAATCAatcacaatgtgcttcaaacccatccctgtcagacatggtaCAGAACAAGAagtgtcacccatagacactgCAATGCGCAAAACCTGTTCTTTCCAATGTCATGCACGTCTGCTacaccctctgttacctttggtctctggaactgtcagacCGCAGTgaacaaaactgcatttatcagttcattgataaatctctcagacattcaggtcctagccctgactaaAACCTGGAtctgtccagaaaacacagctacaccagctgctctttctgtcaatgcagaatttacccaaacacctcgctcagctggacgaggaggtaaAAcaggcattcttatttctaaaaagtggaactttacccCTCTCCATCATATGGCTAACcactcatcacttgagtatcatgcagtaaaggtctctacacccatcactgcatacattctggtcatttaccgcccaCCAGGTGGaagtatagatgagtttgtctctgaaatggacacgattctctctgacattcctgatgatggcacaccactaattgtcatgggagacatgaacattcacattggcaaaccacagcgactgactttctggctctcatctactctttcaatctcaaactggtacagactcctccaacacacaagctggcaatactcttgacttggcacTGACCaaaaactgctccacagccaacctgtccgtcaccccgctgcatctctaagaccacttcctggttaaattctcagtcttccttcctcatgtcactcaagcagCTTctaaaatggtgtcctaccacagaaacttgagatccctcagacctacacagctgtctggtGAGGTTTACACTACCCTTACTTCCCGCTCatacttctccttactgtctgttactgaggctacagaaacactctgctcctctctcacctcctctctggacaaactctgtcctctggtgtcaaaccagccagacaaaatctTCCCAGTCCATGACTCATAGAGGTTCTAAGAGAGCACAGAGCcagactcagggctgcagaaagaaagtggcgcaaaccaaaagagcacactgacttgtaccagcaaaaacttgaaacattGGTCTGATGACAAGACCCTCTGTGGGATCTAGATATTTGAATCCCACACAGAACAGGAAGGTGTCACAAACTCGTCAGGTCGAACCAAGGTGTCTCATGCATCTGCAGTCACCAGGATACAACAGGGAGCCTAGTGACCCACAGGCAAGTAGGCATGTTAGGCTCGAGCCGATGTGCTAGATttcgtgtcgagcatgtgacacagAAGTATTGCAAGCATT from the Melanotaenia boesemani isolate fMelBoe1 chromosome 2, fMelBoe1.pri, whole genome shotgun sequence genome contains:
- the LOC121653838 gene encoding NACHT, LRR and PYD domains-containing protein 4E-like yields the protein MDQDREEGVPPSKTTQRDHPGPGHKRRRKLRFEPGPEPSCVSMKSDRSMEKFVDFRSDQQTRPGPEPGPGPGPEPGPEPSCLSLKSDQSKEYPLEFKSDPQRTRPGPEPGPGPGPEPGPEPGPEPCLSLKSDQSKEYPLEFKSDPQRVDQQSSELPSGQSAQQHQTQLDSIFMLLEDNMITFMKKELKKFQKLLSPDYPECSVLEGEDEEQRKSSREALVKITVDFLRRMKQEELAERLQSKYFAAACQRKLKCGLKKKFQCVFEGIAKAGNPTLLNQIYTELYITEGGTAEVNDEHEVRQIETASRKPHRPETTIRQEDIFKLPPGRDEPIRTVMTKGVAGIGKTVLTQKFTLDWAEDKAHQDIQLTFPLTFRELNVLKEKKFSLVELVHHFFTETKEAGVCSFEEFQVVFILDGLDESRLPLDFHNNETLTDVTESTSVDVLLTNLIRGKLLPSARLWITTRPAAANQIPPDCVGMVTEVRGFTDPQKEEYFRKRFRDEEQASRIISHMKTSRSLHIMCHIPVFCWITATVLEDVLETREGGELPKTLTEMYIHFLVVQTKVKKVKYDGGAETDPHWSPESRKMIESLGKLAFDQLQKGNLIFYESDLTECGIDITAASVYSGVFTQIFKEERGLYQEKVFSFVHLSVQEFLAALHVRLTFIKSGINLMEDEQTDSICSNEPDLQHLHQRAVDEALQSPKGHLDLFLRFLLGLSLQTNQSLLRGLMTQTGSRSQTNQETVQYIKKKISENVSAERSINLFHCLNELNDCSLEKEIQQFLRSGRLSTDKLSPAQWSALVFILLSSEEDLEVFDLQKFSPSEEVLLRLLPVVKASNKALLSSCGLSERSCGPLSSVLSSQSSSLTELDLSNNDLQDSGVKKLCGGLKSPDCKLKNLSLSGCLITEEGCASLASALTSNPSHLRELDLRYNHPGDSGVKLLMAALKDPHRLRVEPAGEPWLRPGGVRKYSCPLTINMDTVSRNLKLSDNNRKVTYVEELQSYPDHPDRFDWPQLLCENVLTGRCYWEVEWRGEVYISVSYREIRRSGNSGERRFGLNDQSWSLSCSNDKGYSVWHNYRKTPISSSSSSSSVSNRVAVYVDCPAGSLSFYRVSSDSLIHLHTFITTFTHPLYAGFGFWSWS